The genomic interval acaaatgagttgtctaggtctcatgagtacccatgttttgagtgatattgggtaacagatgggttgcccagtgtctgtcggtgtactgcatgaggggtagcagatgggtacctgggtctcatgagtaaccatgttttaaatgattttgggtaactaGATGTGTTGTCAAGTGTCTCATGATTACACATTTTTAATGATATTGAgtaatagatgggttgcccaatgtcacatgagtacgtttgtttttaaatgttatttgtcATATTTCCTTTatatgcgatgtatgttatacagttggtttactcatatggGCTGAAAAACTTATtggatttgtgtttacaatctcggtgcaccaattcgatagtATAATGGATAACTCATGAAGATTCAACTAAGTGGGAGGgtgaaagttcaagtcttaactTTTAAAAGTCAAGCCATATTAGTTACCAGTGCTCTCCTTGATCTTGAgggaatccaaaataaagggTTACAACGTAATCTTATGAAgttggaaaaactcgtatACTGCTACTACAACATGAAGTTACGACTTCGTGATAAATGAGCAAAGGataatgtgatcaatgaaaaaaaaatatatcaatattCTTCATGTTGCTAGTGAATCACTTCATAATGACATTGATCCTCTTTATGATTGGATTATGCCTGCATAcctcgatgatgaaaatgacaaccttcctccacatgtcgtagaaaaatcaactaattttagaattgatgtaaacaaaaTATTAACTGATGAAGTTGAAGTCCCGGGAAATGATTCTGATAATGCTAGTCTGTGGGGCGGTGTAGCAACTCCAGATAGTTCAAATagtgatgatggtggtggtggtggtggtggtggtaatggTGATGGTAGTGGTGGAAGTCGACAATGTGGTAGAGATACAAGGTTTGAATATGGACAATCTTATGTAAGTAGAGgatttgagcagtttacttgtaaaagtaattttgatcatgctacGTAAGATGAGAGTCATGGATGTAGAGAAGGCGGTCATAGTGCACAACACCAAAATAGGTgcgggaggaggagaagaggagccattgatgatcaaagtatTTCATTTGATGTTAGTTCGgttgccttaagttttgattctatcaaTTTAGGCACAGAGCACAGTCAGATgtcaaacgaatcacatgaagtcaactatcaatTTGGTCATCCTATTTACAATTATTGTCAATTTGgagacgtttatgatcaattatcgaGTTGGGTTCATCCTTATCATTCCTTTGTCGGAGAAACTGTAgctcaaaagagatatatgattatcatgttaaccattaGAATTCGTACTATATGTGGCCAGAGTACTatagttttgttgaccaacgtgCATTTTTTCAAACACCTAGAGCCTCTTTCTGGTaatagataaaattaataattgtatttatttatatgtaattcaaaaataaataaataattttagaaGCAgaacgatattttttttttctaatatccctgatatatccgatatctatattttttttaaaaaaataatatatccTCTGATACCGATGTTTTAAACCTTGGTATGCCGTACGCTAGAATTTGTCCCTGCAGCAACAGTGAGATACCAGTCGATGGATCATAACTAACaattaacaaaatgaaaaagatgaaACATAATAATAAAGAAATAATTTCAAATTCTCAAAGTATTATTTTGTCCGGTAGAAGATGATTGTGATTTTGACTTACGAAACACCACTTGCACTATTTGAGTTTATTGTGAATTTGGCATATGGAACTGCCAAGCACATGTTGCCTTTTTTTACCCCTCCTAATAATAAGTAtcctaaacataaataaataaataaagggtaaaacagtaaatataaaaaaatggtTGTTGGGTATCTCCTCAATTTTAGGATATCAGTTTtcagaaataaaaattatatataaatatatataccaaaatCTAcccattaaaataaaataaaagcaaATCGTCACAAAAGGTCAAAATAATTGCATTGTCACCCGTAAGAGTTTGACTTTGCCATAAACGACCCTGGCGGGAAGGTACGACTTGCTGCTGCTTTGAGAAGTTGAGAACCGGCAGCTTCCTACGCAGCCAAAGTAATATAGTTTATGCCAAAGACGAAATAGAATTCCGCCCCCCGTGAGCTACCCCAGAACATCTTCAATTAGAGCCAGAATGGTAGCAAACCCCAAGTTTCTGTAGTTTGAAAGTTGGCTAATACAACCTAATTAATCCTTCAACATACAGCTATACCAGTTCATCAAATATATTGAGAACGTGCTTATATGACCATATTTAAAAGATAGTCCAATGATTATACCTGAAATAATGAATAACAAAGAAGACCCTGACGTAGAAAGACTTGATTGATTAGATAGTTCAATAAGTTCATGCATGatctgcttcttcttccttaAACAAGAAAGAATACTTGTTGGGGCACCAACTCGATCTATAACCAATTTGGTTCTTTGAAAGTTCAGTACCAAGTGAGTAAGGCTGACCAGAATGGAGGAACAAAACTTTCACCTAATTCTCCTTGATCAATAGGTCTCTTCACGTGCCTAATTTGCATGTCCAGATCACCCAATCTAATAGTTTTATCTGCTTTGATTTAAAATGTAGCTTAGACAATGTAACAAAGATATAGATCACACCTTCCAATCCTGCTCTTTGTTGGGTTTGTGGTGCAGTTTTAGAAAACCAAAGTATGGCAACACTCACTGTGTGCTTGAGTATGCTTCTTTTATTGGCATTCTCAGGCATTGTCACTTCTCGGACAATCGTTGAGACTCTACCTGGGTGGAATGGGACACTTCCCTTCAAGCTTGAAACTGGGTGAGTTTAATGTACTCACAGAGTCACAGATCATCTATATGCGGCATTGAGAGTTCTTGATACTATTGCATTTTACTAAGTGTGGAAACTTGTTGGGGGTTTGGATGAATGCAGTTACATTGCTGTGGATGATTTTGATGAGGTCAACCTATTCTACTATTTCGTCGAGTCGGATAGAAACCCAATTGAAGATCCTCTTGTTCTTTGGCTTACTGGAGGACCCGGATGTTCGGGATTTTCTGCGTTTGCTTACGAAATTGGTAAGCCATGAACTCTGTTTTTTTATGTAAATGACATACGAAAATGGACAAAGATTGCTTCTATTCACACCCATAATTATTATTTGCACACCCAATTACTCAATACAAGCAATTGATCACACTGAATTGgatcacaaattcacaattcATAAGGTTCTGCAAGTCTTGATCTCTTTTGTAGTTCATGATTAGTAGACTTAACACAAGTGCACAAAAATTATTGTAACACTTTCATTTCTCAATCTGTGCAGGCCCATTTACTTTTGATTTACATTACAATGGAAGCATTCCCACTATTGTTATGAATCCATATTCATGGACCAAGGTacaaattttcagatttaaatccatattttacttttaataaaaaaaatgcattgGTGCTCCATAATGTTTCATTATTGTTTTGGATTTTCGCTTATCGAATTCATTCGAATCCGAAAAATCATGTAGGTGGCCAACATAATCTTTATAGATGCACCAGTCGGTGCTGGATTCTCATACTCTACAACCTCAGATGGGTGGTATACTTCTGATACAAAACAAGCTGCACAGACCTATACTTTCCTAAGAAAGGTAAGGACAAGAGACTCTCAAACACTTGTATTTGTgctttcattttcatgtttCTGAAAACTTGCACTTTCTCTTACTCATTTATATGATTTGTGATACAGTGGCTATACACACACCCACAGTATCAGGGAAATCAACTGTACATTGGTGGTGATTCATATTCAGGCCTTATTGTTCCCATTCTTCTTAAGAACATATTAGAAGGTAAGTCTCTTCACACTCAAGCAGGCATACCGGCACCAATATTCCACACACGCCCAATTTAAATCCACTAATTGATATCATGATATGGGAGTAATGGGACCTATAGTTAATCATGCACTATATAAGAGCTCACAGTTGCTGCATGCATGAAAAACAGTATTGTGTTGTATACGAAAAAATAGTCTCCTAATGTAACATTCTATGCCTGGATACTGAATTGCAGGTTTAGATGCAGGGTTAAAACCAAGAATGCAACTCCAAGTAATGCACTATCTAATAATATTAGTCATTTTCATTTCCTGCTAATTTCCTTTTGGCAATGTATAACATGATTTAGCTTGAAACAGGGATACTTGCTTGGAAACCCAGTTACAGATAATTTTATTGACGTAAATATGAGAATCCCATATGTTCACCGAGTGTCCCTCATTTCAGATGAAATCTATCAGGTGCATAACACTGTTGAACTGCTCATTTGAATTATAATATTGTCATAAGTTACATACGTGCATTATTTCTTACAAGTTGGCAACGATACTATGCTTTTTGCAGGCTGCTAAATCTAATTGCAGTGAGGACTATGTCAATTACGAAATTAACAATACACTTTGTGTTACTGCACTTCAGAAGATTAAAGATGTGAGTATCATTGCCACTTTTTGTTCTGATGGTGAAAATGTCCTCATCATGCAAGCTGAAACTAAAAGTTTGTTCTGTCTGATCTTAACTTGCAGTGTCTTCTACAAATAAATCTTGCTCAAATTTTGGAACCTCAATGTGCTTTTGCATCTGGTAGAACAACTGAGGATAATCCAACAACTGAGTTGGAATGGGATCTTAAGGCTCGAGAAGCAAGTACGATGGAATACCTGCTTTCAGAGTCTAATGCGCTACCCGAGTTGCACTGCCGGGTAATAACCATTCCTCTGTTTCTCACATGACTCTGCTACATGCCTACATGACATGGCTAGTCTAAGACAAGTTTCTTTTATTTCCAGGGTTATACATATGTGCTTGCCTATAGGTGGATGAACGATAAAACAGTTCGGGCAGCTCTAGGTGTTCGAAATGTATGTCATTTGTACATTTGCAAGGTTTCTTAACCATCAAACACCAGCAGCAACATAATTATTGGCATATACTTGATGTTACAGGGAACTGTAGAGAATTGGGTACGATGCCCCAAGGCCTTGACATACTACACGGAAGAACTCACAAGTTCTCTTGCTTATCAGAAAAATCTATCGGAAACTGGTCTTCGAGCTTTGATATACAGGTGATCTCCCCTATATCATCTGTTCCCTTATCAATTTATTCTAATTATATGCATATAATAATAATCCTCATCTAAATGTGATTTCAAAATCATGCATGATGTTTAATTAAcacagaaattttttttttttttttgcatctgaGTAAGCTAGCCTATTCCAATTATTCATGCTGGAACGAAGCTACTTGGGAACCAGTTGTTGCATTAATCTACAAAATGGACAGAAAAACAGATGAAAAGTTCCTAATAATTTTAGGTCTTATCTTTGATACTGACTACATATATGGTACATTTTTCCTTCCAGTGGTGACCATGACATATCAGTTCCCTGGATTGCTACACAATATTGGATCAAAGCTCTTGATGTGGCTGTTTTTGATGAATGGCGACCGTGGTATGTCAACGGTCAAATTGCAGGGTAAGTTCTAACCTCACCAGGAAATATTTCTTGCCAGATCTTTCACATCATATGGAAAATGATAACCATAAGCTAAAACACAAAACATTTAGTAACCAATCACTAATCTTGATCGTTGATACAGCGGATCATTATATGGTAGTCTTTCTGGCAGGAATGAACTGTTGTTATGAAACAAGTTCCATTGCCTGAAACATTCTTACTTTTTTCTGCAGATACCAAGTGAAGTTCATGAATGATAACTTCAGATTGACTTACGTGACTGTAAAGGTAAGAACACAAAGAATCTCTCATCTGTGTCTTCAATTTCATAATGCACTCAAATTGATACCAGGTatcatgtttttgttttaatgcTTATATGCAGGGTGCCGGTCACACTGCTCCAGAGTACAAACACAAGGAAACGCTTGCCATGTTTGACAGATTTTTAGCTCGTTATCCGATCTAGTTGATCATTATTGATCTGATCATCTGGTATCAGCTAACTCTAAATATATAACTTTTGTAGTAATTTCATTTTGTGTTGTAAGAGCAttgcttttttcttttcttttgcattGTAATAAAATCTCAATGTCCTTACATTCTCATTAGTATAATCCGTAacttaaacaaaacaaaaaaacttctacattttaat from Argentina anserina chromosome 2, drPotAnse1.1, whole genome shotgun sequence carries:
- the LOC126785221 gene encoding serine carboxypeptidase-like 18, translating into MATLTVCLSMLLLLAFSGIVTSRTIVETLPGWNGTLPFKLETGYIAVDDFDEVNLFYYFVESDRNPIEDPLVLWLTGGPGCSGFSAFAYEIGPFTFDLHYNGSIPTIVMNPYSWTKVANIIFIDAPVGAGFSYSTTSDGWYTSDTKQAAQTYTFLRKWLYTHPQYQGNQLYIGGDSYSGLIVPILLKNILEGLDAGLKPRMQLQGYLLGNPVTDNFIDVNMRIPYVHRVSLISDEIYQAAKSNCSEDYVNYEINNTLCVTALQKIKDCLLQINLAQILEPQCAFASGRTTEDNPTTELEWDLKAREASTMEYLLSESNALPELHCRGYTYVLAYRWMNDKTVRAALGVRNGTVENWVRCPKALTYYTEELTSSLAYQKNLSETGLRALIYSGDHDISVPWIATQYWIKALDVAVFDEWRPWYVNGQIAGYQVKFMNDNFRLTYVTVKGAGHTAPEYKHKETLAMFDRFLARYPI